The following coding sequences lie in one Salmo salar chromosome ssa13, Ssal_v3.1, whole genome shotgun sequence genomic window:
- the LOC106567870 gene encoding E3 ubiquitin-protein ligase RNF167: protein MLGLWCMGAQLGLLTLVMCCTLAPLPAHGYIYAHYSNMTNMLFEDLSALFGSSLPKEGLMGVLVESRPLNGCTPIEPPPPRPTSSDPNTTTTNYIVLIRRYDCNFDIKVLHAQQAGFSAAIVHNMYSETLLNMNYSNETIAEEIEIPSVFTSYYASQILRTFIIPEQGAYVILKPEFAFPLSYYLIPFTGVVGMIVLVMVVFLIVRCVQYRKRMRKNRLTREQLKRIPIHKFTKGDEYDVCAICLDEYEEGDKLRVLPCSHAYHSKCVDPWLTGTKKTCPVCKQRVTRPNPEYSESESEDERARGGDEEGGEGEADTERTPLLRPSNPGFPSGNPGAYSATVTTVTTAQCLASPTHCDSPILEYKGYYSPQEVLDSDTEQGGVDSHPSDDDTAQLIGRGTVGV from the exons ATGCTGGGCCTGTGGTGCATGGGTGCCCAACTGGGCCTTCTCACTCTGGTGATGTGCTGCACACTGGCTCCCTTACCTGCACACGGATACATCTATGCT CATTACAGCAATATGACTAACATGTTGTTTGAGGACCTGTCTGCCTTGTTTGGATCATCACTACCCAAAGAGGGActtatg GGTGTGTTAGTAGAGTCTCGTCCACTCAACGGCTGCACTCCGATAGAACCTCCACCACCACGGCCCACATCTAGTGATCCCAacacgaccactactaactacaTAGTCCTCATCCGACGCTATGACTGCAATTTTGATATCAAG GTGCTGCATGCACAGCAAGCGGGATTCAGTGCAGCCATCGTTCACAACATGTACTCAGAGACTCTACTCAACATGAACTACAGCAATG aaaCCATTGCAGAGGAGATTGAGATCCCCTCAGTATTCACCAGCTACTACGCCTCCCAAATTCTCAGGACCTTCATCATTCCTGAACAAGG GGCCTATGTGATCCTCAAGCCGGAATTTGCCTTTCCACTCTCGTATTATCTCATCCCCTTCACCGGAGTGGTGGGCATGATCGTCCTTGTGATGGTTGTCTTCCTG ATTGTGCGCTGTGTGCAGTACAGGAAAAGGATGAGGAAAAACAGGCTGACCAGGGAACAACTAAAGAGGATCCCCATTCACAAGTTCACTAAAG GTGATGAATATGATGTTTGTGCTATTTGTCTGGATGAGTATGAAGAGGGAGACAAACTGCGAGTTTTGCCTTGCTCACACG CGTACCACAGCAAGTGTGTGGACCCCTGGCTTACAGGGACTAAGAAAACTTGCCCTGTGTGCAAACAACGTGTAACCCGGCCCAATCCGGAGTACTCTGAGTCCGAGTCTGAGGATGAGAGGGCACGTGGTGGAGACGAAGAGGGGGGGGAGGGCGAAGCTGACACCGAGCGCACCCCTCTCCTCCGCCCCTCCAACCCAGGCTTCCCCTCTGGCAATCCAGGGGCCTATTCTGCCACTGTCACCACAGTAACCACCGCGCAGTGCCTAGCCTCTCCCACTCACTGCGACTCGCCCATCCTGGAGTATAAGGGCTACTACTCCCCTCAGGAGGTGTTAGACTCTGATACTGAGCAGGGAGGGGTAGACTCCCACCCCTCAGACGATGACACTGCCCAGCTCATTGGTAGGGGCACAGTGGGGGTCTGA